The Phragmites australis chromosome 15, lpPhrAust1.1, whole genome shotgun sequence genome window below encodes:
- the LOC133893291 gene encoding non-specific lipid transfer protein-like 1: protein MARLTMPFLVAAVVLALAAGAASQAPAPAPGADCSSAVTGLIGCITYVQQGSTQSKPSKDCCDGVKGALKSPATVACLCNAFSQNVGIMINFTRAAGLPAACGGDPTAFSKCNIKVPGAPTEGPAPSSGSGPAAGSPKSTATRSPISATVVIAAVAAPLLSYYYL from the exons ATGGCGCGCCTCACCATGCCGTTCCTCGTCGCGGCGGTCGTCCTCGCGCTCGCGGCCGGAGCGGCGTCGCaggctccggcgccggcgccagggGCGGATTGCTCGTCGGCGGTGACCGGGCTGATCGGGTGTATAACGTACGTGCAGCAGGGGAGCACGCAGAGCAAGCCGTCCAAGGACTGCTGCGACGGGGTGAAGGGCGCGCTCAAGAGCCCGGCCACCGTCGCGTGCCTCTGCAACGCATTCAGCCAGAACGTCGGCATCATGATCAACTTCACCCGCGCCGCAGGGCTGCCCGCCGCGTGCGGGGGCGACCCGACCGCCTTCAGCAAGTGCAACA TCAAAGTGCCCGGCGCCCCTACTGAAG GGCCTGCACCATCTTCCGGATCGGGACCGGCCGCCGGCTCGCCGAAGTCAACTGCAACCCGGTCTCCGATCTCGGCAACCGTCGTCATCGCCGCCGTGGCAGCGCCTCTGCTTTCTTACTACTACCTCTGA
- the LOC133892827 gene encoding SKP1-like protein 1 — protein MATEKGEKGATEAEKEKGAAAAKEVAGGKEITLKSSEEEEFRVSEEAAKLSSLLADMIKDKGLANDVIPLPKVPSRALDTVIKYCTKHANAATKPADSDPSAAAGSSSANAAASSEDLEKWDRELVDSLGQDALYDLMLAANYLDIQGLLDATCQKVADMIKGKTTAQIRATFNIVNDFTEAEEEEIRREYAWAFDN, from the coding sequence ATGGCGACGGAGAAGGGAGAGAAGGGAGCGACGGAGgcggagaaggagaagggagcggcggcggcgaaggaggTGGCCGGCGGCAAGGAGATCACCCTgaagagctcggaggaggaggagttccGCGTATCGGAGGAGGCGGCAAAGCTGTCTTCGCTCCTCGCCGACATGATCAAGGACAAAGGCCTCGCCAACGACGTCATCCCGCTCCCCAAAGTCCCTTCCCGAGCCCTCGACACGGTGATCAAGTACTGCACCAAGCACGCCAACGCCGCCACCAAGCCCGCCGACTCCGACCCCAGCGCTGCGGCCGGCAGCAGCAGTGCCAACGCCGCGGCATCGTCCGAGGACCTGGAGAAGTGGGACCGCGAGCTCGTCGACAGCCTCGGCCAGGACGCCCTCTACGACCTCATGCTCGCCGCCAACTACCTCGATATCCAGGGGCTCCTCGACGCCACCTGCCAGAAGGTCGCCGACATGATCAAGGGCAAGACCACCGCGCAGATCCGCGCCACCTTCAACATCGTCAACGACTTCaccgaggcggaggaggaggagatccgAAGGGAGTACGCCTGGGCTTTCGACAACTAG
- the LOC133892998 gene encoding SKP1-like protein 1B, with protein sequence LHPLTVRAPSEARVSWLSERASAMAAEKGEKGAAAKEVAGERMVTLESSDGEEFHMSEAAAQLSTLLRHVIEGGGTDNGIPLPKVAARTLEKVIMYCEKHAKAAAKSDSDPSAAAGSSSDNTADASEDLGKWDRKLVNGLSQDDLFDLIVAADYLVIDGLLDATCRKVADMMKGKTPDEIRKTFNILNDFTKEEEEEMRREYAWAFDD encoded by the coding sequence CTTCACCCGCTCACCGTGAGAGCGCCTAGCGAAGCGAGGGTTTCGTGGttgagcgagcgagcgagcgcgaTGGCGGCGGAGAAGGGGGAGAAGGGAGCGGCGGCGAAGGAGGTGGCCGGCGAAAGGATGGTCACCCTGGAGAGCTCGGACGGGGAGGAGTTCCACAtgtcggaggcggcggcgcagcttTCGACGCTTCTCAGACACGTGATCGAAGGCGGCGGCACCGACAACGGCATCCCGCTCCCCAAAGTCGCCGCAAGGACCCTGGAGAAGGTGATCATGTACTGCGAAAAGCACGCCAAGGCTGCCGCCAAGTCCGACTCCGACCCCAGCGCTGCGgccggcagcagcagcgacaACACCGCCGACGCGTCGGAGGACCTGGGGAAGTGGGACCGCAAGCTCGTCAACGGCCTCAGCCAGGACGACCTCTTCGACCTCATCGTGGCCGCCGACTACCTCGTCATTGACGGGCTCCTCGACGCTACCTGCCGCAAGGTCGCCGACATGATGAAGGGCAAGACCCCTGACGAGATCCGCAAGACCTTCAACATCCTGAATGACTtcaccaaggaggaggaggaggagatgcgcCGGGAGTACGCCTGGGCCTTCGACGACTAG